CGCGTCACCGTGAACTGGCTGATGGGCGAGGAAAAGCTCGATCCCGCATGGACATTCGGCCCCGAAGGGCAGCGGTACGAGATGGAGATCCAGGGAAATCCCGACATCTCGATCACGGTGAAAGGCTTCCAGTCCGCCGTCGGTGGCGAGGGGCCGGAATACGGCATCGTCGGCACCGCAGCGCATTGCGTGAACTCGGTGCCTGCCGTCTGCGCCGCAGCGCCCGGGATCGCCACGTACCTGGACCTACCGTTGATCAGCGGTAAGGCCGCGCCCGCGCTGAGCTAGCTCGTATCGAGGGCCGGACCGGACGTTGCCTATTGGGGTCCTACGGCCGAGATTGAACACAGGGTCGTCTCGCCGATCAACAGCCATGAGTGCAATCTCGGTCATAGGACTGCAAATCGGACATGGTCGCCCCCGTTTGCACTGAGCTAATCGCGCGGCAGGATGCCGCCGTCGAGGGTGATGACCTTGTTGGTCAGATAACCGCTGCGCAGCATGGCGATTGCCATGTCGGCAACCTCGTCGGGACGACCGATGCGGCCGACGGGGATCGGGACCGGGGGAGTGCCGGTCTCCAGGTCGGCCGGAAACATCTTCGTCTCGCCCACCAGGGCTGGCGCCAGGCTGTTGACCGTGACGCCGTCGGCCGCGACGCGCGGTGCCAGGTGGTGCATGAGGCCATGCAGTCCCGCCTTGCTCGCCGCATAGTGGGCGCCGACCACACCGCCGGTCAGGGCGGCGACCGACGAGATGAACAGGATGCGCCCGTACTTGCGCTCGACCATCGCGGGCAGCACCTGCTGCGCCAACAACCACGGGGAGGTCAGGTTGACCGCCAGCGTCGCATTCCAGGACGCCAGATCGATTTTGCGCCAACCCTTTACGTCGGCCGTACCCGCATTGGCCACGAGCAGGTCGACGGGGCCCAGCTCCGCGTTGGCGTGCGCGACGAGGTCAGCGGCCGCCGAGGGATCGGACAGGTCAGCCGCGACGACGGTCACCCGGCGGCCCAGTTCGCGGGCGTAGGCCGCGGCCACCTCGGCGTCGTCGGCGTTGCGCCCGTAGGACAGGCACAGATCGGCACCCTCGTCGGCGAGCCGGCGCGCAATCGCCTTACCGATGCCGCCGGACGCGCCGGTCAGCAGCGCGACGCGGCCGGCCAGCGCCCCCGTCACGGCTGAACCAGGATGCGGATCGGGTTGCCCTCCTGCCGTTCCAGCCGCTCGATGCCGACGCTGACGTCATCGAGTGCGACGATGTCGCTGATCGAACGCGAGATGTCCAGGCGCCCAGTCGAAACCAATGTCGCCAAGGTGGCGATATCGACGTTCTGGTAGCCGAGGTGGCCCAGCACGTGTTTCTGCGTCAGCCCGAACATGCTGGTCGGTCCGACGGTCGGAGATTCGGCGCTCATTCCGACGGCGACCAGCCGGCCGCCCACCGTCAGGCTGTCGAGAGCCTGTTCGAACGTCGACTTCAGGCCGACCGCGTCGAAGGCGACGTCGAGCTTGCGGCCCCCTGTCACGTCGGCGATCTTTTCGCCAAGTCGATCGTCGCGCGCGTCGAACGCGTGGTCGGCGCCCAGGGCGAGCGCGCGTTCGAGCACTTCGGGTTTGATGTCGACGGCGATCACCGGCACGGCGCCGACCAGCCGCGCGAGTTGCACGATGTGGGTACCGACGCCGCCGACGCCCCACACACCGACCGATTCCCCGATGCCGACCTTGCCGGTGCGCACCACCGCGCCGAACGGCGTCGACACCGCATCGGCCAGGATGGCCGCCTGCTCCAACGGGACGTTGTCGGGAACCCGGGTCAGGCCGAACGCCTGCGCGACGGTGTATTCCGCCCATCCGCCGTCGTAGGCGAACGCCATCAACTGGATGGCCAGGCAGTTGGTCACGTCGCCGCGGCGGCAGTTCACACATCCCATGCACGGGCGGCCAGCCGCGACGACCACGCGGTCGCCCTCCTTCCAGCCGGTGACGTCGGGTCCGAGCTTGGCGATCGTGCCCGACGCCTCATGACCCTGGGTCACCACGGGCAGCATTGCCGGGAAGGTGCCGTTGATAAGGCTGAGGTCGGAGTGGCAGATGCCGCAGAACGCGACCTTGACCAAGACCTCGCCGGGCCCGGGCTCCGGTATCGGAACATCCTCCACCGCAATGGTCTTCGAGTCGGCATAGAAGCGCTGCGCCCGCATTGTGTCGACCATGTCACTCCTAGGGGATGCGGTAGAAGGGATTCGGAAGCAGGTAGGTCTGTTGGGCGAAACCACCGGCGAGGTCGGATGGCTGATCCCCGATGTTGGCGATGATCGTGTAACCTTCCGCCTCGATCGCGGCCCGCTGCGGCGCCTTGAAGTCAGCGGCGGAAACATAGTGGGCGCCAGTCGGTTCCATGATCAGACGCTCATATCCGGCGTAGCCGGTGTTCAGCAGATTACGTTCGGTGGAGGCGCGCTGAGATTCATCGCGGCCGGTGATGAAGAAGATCGTCGCGCCGCGCTCTTTCGCAGTGTTGAAGACGTCCATCGTCGGTGGAATCATCGTCGACCGCCCGCTCAGGTCCCATGCCAGCCAGCCGCAGGGTCCCTCGGGCAGCTGGTCGCACGGCCCGGTGCCGAAACGGCCGAAGTCGTTGGCCTTGATGGCTTCCCAGTTCGACAACGCGGTTTCGTCGACGTCGAACACCACCGCCGGGCGGGCGACGCGCGGGGCCTGCTCGTTGATCCACGCGATCGCGGGCGCGGCGGCCTGCTGCAGGTTCGTCAGGTAGGCACCGCTGTCGTAGTACGCGACGGCCTCGCGCTTGAGGTCGCCGACGTTGGCCGGCTGGACGGGCGACGGGATGATCGGCGCAGGTGGTGCGGGAGGCTGGGCGAGCACGGCCGGACAGCTCGCGAGGATCACCGCGGCGGCGCCGATGGCGGTGACGACGGCGGTGACGAAACCCCTACCGGGCATCATGGCTCGACCTTAACGCCCGCGCGGACCCGCGAACCGGCCGGTACCGCGGCGTTTGGCACACTCGCAGCCGTGACGACGAAACGGGCGCTGGTGCTCGCCGGTGGTGGGCTGGCCGGTATTGCGTGGGAGACAGGCATTCTGCGTGGCATCGCCGACGAATCACCAGCGACGGCGGAAGCGCTGCTGAACACCGAGGTCCTCGTGGGAACGTCGGCGGGGTCGACGGTCGCCGCCCAGCTCGTCAGTGGGCTCGGTCTTGACGAGTTGTTCGAACGGCAGACCGCGGCGACGTCGACCGAGCTCAGCCCGAGGATCGGTGTCGACGAGATCACCGAGTTGTTCGTCGCCGCCATGCTGCAGCCGGGCGCGACGACCACTCAGAAGCTGCAGAAGATCGGTGCGATCGCGCTGTCGGCCGAGACCGTCCCCGAGTCCGTCCGGCGCGATGTGATCGCCAACCGGCTGCCGAGCCACGATTGGCCGGAGCGCGACGTGCGTATCTCCGCGATCGACACCGCGACAGGCGAACTCGTGTCCTTCGACGCATCGTCGGGGGTCAGCCTCGTCGACGCGGTGGCCGCCAGCTGTGCCGTACCCGGTGCCTGGCCGCCGGTTACGATCGGCGACCGGCGCTACATGGACGGCGGAGTCGGCAGCACCGTCAACATGTCCCTGGCTGCCGACTGCGATGCAGCCGTCGTCCTTGTGCCGCAAGGCAAGTCATCGCCGTCACCGTTCGGCGACGGAACTGCCGCCGAGATCGAGGCGTTCGCCGGCGCGACGTATGCGGTGTTCGCCGACGACGAGGCGCTGGCGGCCTTCGGTCCGAACCCGCTCGATCCCGCATGCCGAGTGCCGTCCGCCTTGGCGGGGCGTCAGCAGGGCAGGCGGGTGGCGGCAGAGGTCGCCGACTTCATCGGTCGCTGAATCACGTTTTGGCAGAGGCGGTCTCGGGCTTCTCCAACCCGTCGAGCACCGTCGCCGTAAGTTCGCGGCCGATGTCGATGACTTCGCTTGCGCGGTAGAACTCGAGGCTGCGGCACGCGGTCCGCGGCACCTCGATCAACACATCGGGGGGATATGCCGCCAAGGTGTGACGGGCCAGCGCCGCCTGCGCGATGTCGATCGTCCGGTTCATCACCTCGAAGCTGCCGAGCCGTGGCACCTCCTTCTGGGGTTCGATGAGTTTGTCCTCGGCCTCATCGGACTGGGCCGCGTCGAACAGCGCGGTCGTACTGCGCCACACACGTCCCAGCCATTCCGCGGTGGGCCTGGGTTCGGAGTCCTCGGGCTCCTCGCCACCCGCCTCGCTGCCGGCCAGGCTCACCGCGATCGTGAGATCGGCGTTGGCGGCGGCTATCGGCGCCATGGGCAGCGGGTCGAGGATGCCGCCGTCGGCCAGGAGCCGGCCGTCGAGCACATGCGGTGCGATCACTCCCGGGATCGCGATCGACGCCCGGATCGCGTGGTCGACGGGCCCGCGCTGCAGCCACACCGACTTCCCCGAGAGCAGGTCGGTGCTGACCGCCGTATAGGGGATCGGAAGCTCCTCGATCTTCACTTCGCCGAGGATGTCGCGGACCGCGTCGAGGATCTTCTCGGCGCGCAACGCCCCGGCGGCCGTGATCTTCGGATCGAGAAGTCGAAGTATGGAGCGCTGGGTCAGCGACCTCGCCCAGTCGGCGAAATCGTCGAGCTTGCCCGCCGCTTGCAGGCCTCCGACGAGCGCACCCATCGACGATCCCGCGATGCCGACGATCTCGTAACCGCGGTCCTGCAGTTCGTCGATGACGCCGATGTGGGCGTACCCGCGAGCCCCTCCGCTGCCGAGGGCAAGGGCGACTCGCTTGCCAGCCATAAGGCCATTCTGCGCCTAACCGCAGAGTGCGTCGGCAGCAGCCTGAGCTGCCACGATCACTGCGGCCTGGCGCTGCGGAGGCAGCTGGGACCACGGGATGTCAAACGTGCCCGGGCCTGGTGCGTCGGAGGTCTGCACATTCTTCAGATACGGCTCGAGTTGCGCCTTGAGGTCACCGCCCTGCTGTTGCATCCAGTCGCGCGCGGCCGTGCACGCCTTGAAGTACTCGTCCTCCGTGGAGTCCGCGGGAGCTCCGACGGCCGTGGTGACACCGTCCGGGGATACGGCGACCTCGCCGGGGGCCGCGGTGGGGGTGTCTTGGGTTTCCGTGGTCTTCGATGCCGTCGTGGTCGTCTCGGCCGGCGACGGCGTGGCTGGCTCGCTCCCGATTCCGGACGAGCACCCGGTGCCCACGGCCAAGGCGACGATCATGACCGCCGCCGCGTCGACGGCGTGTCGAGAGTGCCTGCCCATGCCAGTCAATCTAGGCAATGCCTCGCACGCGGATCGTCGCACCCGTGCACTTCGGCTCACCGTGAATCTAGCTGCGGGCCCGACAAACCACTCCCTGAACAGCGGCTTCCATCCGCGCTGGTATGGGTTCGTGCGTCGTCGGACTTCAGCCACCTGTCTTCGTGCCAGACTTGCGGCCGTGACGACCGGAGACGTGCGCATCTGCCGCAGGGACTGTTGCGCCTGACGCGCCTGCCCCTGTCCGTCCGTCACTCCTGGAGTTCGCATGGTTACCGCCATCTCGCTGCCGACCCGACTGCGCCCGCCCGATCTGCTGCATGCCACCGACCGCTACGCCGATGACGTGCTTTCCGGCCGCTACGACCGCCTGCTGCCCGCGGGTGGGCTACCGACGACCGAACGCTGGTTCACCCGGCTGCACGGCGAAGACGAGCTCGACGTCTGGCTCATCAGCTGGGTCCCGGATCGTTCGACCGAGCTGCACGACCACGGTGGCTCCCTCGGCGCATTGACCGTGGTGTCCGGTGCGCTGCAGGAAACCCGTTGGGACGGCCAGACGCTCAGGCATCGACGCCTCACCGCCGGGGATCAGGCGGCGTTTCCGCTCGGCTGGGTGCACGACGTGGTGTGGGCGCCCGACCGGGACACCTCGGCGCCGATCGTCCCGACTCTGAGCGTGCACGCCTACTCGCCGCCGTTGACCGCGATGTCCTACTACGAGGTGACACCGCGAAAAACGCTGCGCCGCAACCGTACTGAACTCACCGATGAGCCGGAAGGATGACGTCAGTCTCGGAGGCTAGCCGCATCGACCGCATCCTGGACGACGCCCGTGCCCGGCTGCGCAGACTGACCGCACAGGAAGTGCCCACTGCGTTGGCCCGCGGCGCGATCCTGGTCGACATCCGGCCGCACGCCCAGCGCGAGCGTGAGGGTGAGGTCTCGGCGGCACTGGTGATCGAACGCAACGTGCTCGAGTGGCGCTGCGACCCGACGAGCGACGCCCGACTGCCGCAGGCCGTGGACGACGACGTCGAATGGGTCGTGCTGTGCTCTGAGGGCTACACCTCGAGCCTGGCCGCGGCGTCTCTGCTCGATCTGGGTCTGCACCGCGCCACTGACATCATCGGCGGCTATCACGCGCTGAAGGCCGAAGGCGTTCTGGTCTAAGCGTTTTCGTCGTTGCTGAGCAGCGGCCGCAATTTCTCCGTCTTCTCCGGCGTCCAGCCCGGCGGCTGGAGGATGTCCGCCCAGGCGTTGGCGACGTCCTTGACGTAGACGTGGCCGTGGCCGTCGGGCACGTCAACCGCCACCGCCATGTCCGCGGACACCTGAAGGAACGTCACGATCGGGATCCACTGCATGCGCCCCGACACGTCGTATCCGCGTGGTTCCTTGAGCCAATCCGGTTCGGCGAACAGCAGATCCGGGTTCCACCAGGCGATGGGGTCGGACGCATGCTGCAGGTACACCACCCGCGGATGGCCCCACGGATCGTCGGGCCGGTTGAGGTTCTCCGACCTCGCGGCGAAGCGGACGTTCTCACCCTTGTCGAAGATGGGTAGCCACTCCGGCGAGCCCGCGTCGCGGTTGCGGGTCAGTTGGGTCCAGATCGTGTTGTTGAAGGTCGGGCCGGAGAACAGCGCGCCGTCGGTGCGGGCGATGAGGTTGTTGAGAGCCAGGAACGGCGCCTCGCCGCCGAACGAGCCCAGGCTCTCACCGAACACCACCAGTCGTGGCCGCTCCGCCTCGGGCATCTCGCGAATCAGCCCGTCGACAGCCTCGAACAGCGCCTGACCGGCCTGTCGCGCGTTCTCCTTGTCGACGAGGAACGACAGCCAGCTCGGCAGGAACGAGTACTGCATGGACACGATCGCCGTGTTGCCGTTGTACATGTACTCCAGCGCCGACGCCTCGGCCTCGTTGATCCAGCCGGTGCCGGTCGTGGTGGCGACGGCGACCACCTCACGATCGAGACCGCCCTTGCGCTGCAACTCCTGGGCCGCCAGTGCGGCGGTCGCTTTGATGCCGTCGGCGGAGTGCAGTCCCGCATAGGTCCGGATCGGCTCCATGGCGGGTTTGCCGTTGAACTCGGTGAGCTCCTCGACCGTGGGGCCCGCCGAGACGAACACCCGCCCCTGATGACCCAACGATTCCCACGTGACCGCCGAGCCCGGCCCGCCCGAACGCAACGGCGACGTCGGCGGTCCGAACTCCGGATCGGTCTCGTCGTTGGCCGCCGCGAACGTCTTGTTCAGAGCGCTCATGCCGAAACGCACCACGACACCGTTGAGCAGCGCGATGCTCAGGGCGAGGAGCAGGGCAACGACGATAACTGCCGAGATACGGGGCGGTGCAACGCGATTGAGCTGGCGCACCAGAAAACGTACGAGTCTGCCGATGAGCTGACCGATCTCGACGAAGATAAACAGCACCACGATCGACAGGAACGCACACCACGGGTAGTCCCAGAACTCCAGGCGCGCTACGCCGTTGAGGTCGCGCACCTCGTCCTGCCAGCGGTGGAAGTAGAAGATCATCAGGAGCATGCCGACGGCCCCGACGACCAAGAGCCCAAGCCAGGCCCGGCGCGGTGCCGGCGGACTGGTGTCCTTCGATCGCATGTAGCGCCACAGCCATACCGCGAACACGCCGAGGCCGTAGCCGATCGCGCCCGCGGCACCGCTGACGATGCCCTGGAACAACGGCCCGCGCGGCAGCAGCGACGGCGTCAGGGACAGCCAGATGAAGACCAGGCCCAGTGCCGTTCCGGTGAAGGTGTAGTGACGCACCCACCACGGACGCTTGGGTGGCGCTTCCTCCTGCGGCGGTGCGTCCTCGACGGCCTCAGCGGTGTCTGTCACCCACGCAGATTAACGGTGGCGGAAGTTCGGTGTGCGCTTCTCGGTGAACGCGTTCATGCCCTCGGTCTGGTCCTCGGTGGCGAAAGCGGAGTGGAAGAGCCTGCGCTCATAGAGCAGTCCTTCGGCGAGCGTCGTTTCGAACGCCCGGTTGACGGCCTCCTTGGCCATCCGCGCCGCCGAGAGCGACATCCCGGCGATGGTCGTGGCGACCTTGTTCGCCTCGTCGAGGAGGGCGTCGGCGGGCACGACGCGAGAGACCAGGCCGGCGCGCTCGGCCTCCTCGGCGTCCATGTTGCGTCCGGTGAGAATCAGGTCCATCGCCTTGGCCTTGCCGATGGCGCGCGTCAACCGCTGCGAGCCGCCCATACCCGGGAGCACGCCGAGTTTGATCTCGGGCTGACCGAACTTCGCGGTGTCGGCGGCGATCAGGATGTCGCACATCATGGCCAGTTCACAGCCGCCGCCGAGCGCGTAGCCGTTGACCGCCGCGATGGTCGGCGTGCGGGTGGCGGCGAATTTCCCCCAGGCCGCGAAGAAGTCGGAGGAAAAGACATCGGCGAACGAGAGCTGGGCCATCTCCTTGATGTCCGCACCCGCCGCGAACGCCTTCTCACCGCTGCCGGTGACGATGATCGCGCCGATGCCGGGATCGTTGTCGAATTCGGCTGCGGCCGCGACGACTTCGTTCATCACCTGGCTGTTGAGGGCGTTGAGCGCCTTCGGCCGGTTCAGCGTGATGGTGCCGACACGGTCGTCGCGCGTGACGAGGATGGTTTCGTAGCTCGTCATGAGAACTCCAATTCGCGGTCGGCCGGCGCGAAGTATGCCTCGACGTCGGCAGTGGTCACGGCCGCCAGCGAGTCCGGCGACCATTTCGGGTTGCGGTCCTTGTCGACGACCTGGGCACGGATGCCCTCGACGAAGTCGTGGCTGCGCGCCGCTCCGCTCGACGTCCGATACTCCTGGCGCAGAACGTCTTCCAGGGTCGCGAGCTTCGCGGCGCGTCTGACCGCCTCCAGCGTGACGGACAGCGCGATCGGCGACCGGGTGGCGATCAGATCGGCGGCGTCCTTGGCCGGGCCCTCGCCGTGGTCGCGCAGCGCCGCGAGGATGTCGGCGACGGTGTCGCCGGAGTAGCACTGGTCGATCCAGTCCCGCTGGGCCAGCAACTGACTCGGCGGGGGTTCGGTGGCATACGCCGCGACGGCGGCGTCGACGCCGTCGGCGATGACGATGCGCTTGAAGTCCTCGAGCGCGTCGTGGGGCACGTAGTGGTCGGCGAAGCCCATCGCGATCGCGTCGCCGCCGCCGAACGGTGCGCCCGTAAGCGCGGCGTGCAGGCCGAGCAGGCCCGGCGTCCGTGATAGGTAGAGCGTGCCGCCGACGTCGGGGATGAAGCCGATGCCGACCTCGGGCATCGCCATCTTCGTCGTATCGGTGACGATGCGGACGTTGCCGTGCACGCCGATGCCGACGCCGCCGCCCATCACGATGCCGTCCATCAGGACCACGTAGGGCTTCGTGAAGCGGCCGATCTGGGCGTTGAGCCGGTATTCGTCGTACCAGAATTCCCGCGCCTCTTTGCCCTGGTTGGGGCCGCGGCAGCTGTGATACAGCGCGACGATGTCGCCACCGGCGCAAAGTCCGCGTTCACCGGCGCCGTCGACCAGGACGGCCCGAATGTCGTCGTCGGCCGCCCAGTCGGTCAGCACGGGAGCTATTGCGTTGACCATCGGATGCGTCAGCGAGTTGATGGCCTTGGGCCGATTGAGGGTGATCAGGCCGACGCCTTGCTGTGCGTTTACTAGGACATCCTCGTTTTCGTCCACGGAATGCAATCTAGATCGTCAACTCGCTTTGGGCTTCGCCGGGTAGGGTTTCCTGTGAAGACCCTGGGAGGTTCTGTTCGGGAACCCATCAGCGTCGCCAGTCGTTGAGCGAATGTTCGTCAACGAGTCGAACCAAAGCATCAGAGAGGAACCGACGGTGCGGGAGTCCAGCAACCCGGTATTTCGTTCCCTGCCCAAGGGTCAGGGCGGCTATGCGCAATTCGGTACCGGAGCCGCCGGCTACGGCGCGCAGGCGGTACAGGCCGATCCTTACATCACCCAGTACCCCGAGCAGCGGCAGGCAGGCGTCGCCCGGCCGCTGACCATCGATGACGTCGTCACCAAGACCGGCATCACGCTGGCCGTGCTGGCGGCCGTCGCCGCGGGCACCTACTTCGTCGTCGCGCAGAACCTGGCGCTGGCCATGCCGCTGTGGTTGGTCGGCATGCTCGGTGGCCTGGCGATGGTGTTGGTCGCGACGTTCGGTCGCAAGCAGGACAACCCCGGAATCGTGTTGGCCTACGCGGTGTTCGAGGGCCTGTTCCTCGGCGCGTTCTCCTACATCGTGGCCAATTGGATGGTGCAGGGCGTCAGCGCCGGCTCGCTGATCAGCCAGGCCATCCTCGGTACGTTCGGCGTGTTCTTCGGCATGCTGGTGGTCTATAAGACCGGCGCCATTCGCGTGACGCCGAAGTTCACCCGCTTCCTGGTGGCCGCGCTGTTCGGCGTGGTGGTCCTGGCGCTGGGCAACCTGGTGGCGTCGTTCTTCATGGACGGTTTGGGCCCGCTGCGTGACGGTGGCCCGTTCGCGTACCTGTTCTCGATCCTCTGCATCGGCATCGCGGCGTTCAGCTTCCTGCTGGACTTCGACCAGGCCGACCAGGCGATTCGGGCCGGTGCGCCGGAGAAGGCCGCCTGGGGCATCGCCCTCGGCCTGACCGTCACGCTGGTGTGGCTGTACACCGAGATCCTCTGGCTGCTCAGTATGTTCAACAGCGACTAGCAGCCCCTGCGAAAGGCCCGGCACGAAATGTGCCGGGCCTTTTGCTTTGCGGTTTGCGTTGACTCTGCGCACAAGCACTAGTTCATCCACAGAATCGCGCCGTGGCCGCAGAGTGAACGGTGAACGCGTCGGCAGCAGCATCCAGTCTGCGGCGTATGGACGAGCCATTCCTTGGAACCAGTGCACTGGCGTCCGGTGCCGTGACTCGGTATCAGTTGCGCCGCTACTACCGCGCAGTCATGCCAAACGTGTACCTAGACAGGCGGATCGAGACGTCGTTTCGACAGCGGATAGCCGCCGCGTATTTGTGGTCGGGACGCCAAGCTGTCGTCTCCGGCCTGGCGGCCTCGGCGATACACGGTGCGAAGTGGATCGATGACGATTCGGTTGTCGAGTTGATTTGGCGGAATGCGCGATCCCCGAAGGGCGTGGTGACCCGAGACGCTCTGTTACTTCCCGACGAGGTCGGACGCATCGAGGATCTGCGTGTCACTACAGCGGCGCGGACGGCGTTCGATCTCGGCCGGCGCGGTCCTGTTGATACCGCGATCGCCCGGCTCGATGCGCTCGCAGCCGCAACGCGGTTCAAGCCGTGTGATGTGAACGATCTTGCCGCCGAACACCCTCACACTCGAGGGCTGCGTCAGCTCGAGGCGGCGCTCGATCTGATGGACGATGGTGCTGAGTCGCCAAAGGAAACCTGGTTGCGGCTGTTGGTTATTCGCGCTGGATACCCGCGACCGCAGACGCAGATTGCGGTGCCCCGTCCCGATGGACGGAATTACTACCTCGACATGGGGTGGAAGGACCTGATGCTCGCGCTCGAGTACGACGGCGGGCAGCACTGGGATGACCCGAAGCGAATCGCCTACGACATCCGACGTACTGAGTTTCTCAACGACATCGGGTGGAAAGTGGTCCGCGTCATGAAAGAACACCGAGCACCCGAGGTGCTGGACCGGCTGCGGCGCGCATGGGAGCGGCCAGCACGTTGACTCTGCGCTGAGGGCGCTGTTTTACCGAGATTTTGCGCCATGGACGCAGAGCCAACGCCAGAAGGCTAGGAGAGGCGCTCCACCACCATCGCCATACCCTGGCCGCCGCCGACACACATCGACTCGATGCCGAACGTCTTGTCATATGTCGCAAGGTTATTCAACAGCGTCGCCGTAATGCGCGCGCCCGTCATACCGAACGGATGCCCCAGCGCGATCGCACCACCCGATACGTTGAGCTTGTCCTCGTCGATGCCGAGTTCCCGCGCGGACCCCAGCACCTGCACCGCGAAAGCCTCGTTGATCTCGACCAGGTCGATATCCGAAATCGTCTTGCCCGCCTTGTCCAATGCCTTGCGGATCGCCTCGATCGGACCCAGACCCATGATCTCCGGCGACAACCCGCTCACGCCCGTCGACACGATGCGCGCCAACGGCGTCAGACCCAACTCCTTGGCCT
The nucleotide sequence above comes from Mycolicibacterium moriokaense. Encoded proteins:
- a CDS encoding enoyl-CoA hydratase/isomerase family protein, coding for MDENEDVLVNAQQGVGLITLNRPKAINSLTHPMVNAIAPVLTDWAADDDIRAVLVDGAGERGLCAGGDIVALYHSCRGPNQGKEAREFWYDEYRLNAQIGRFTKPYVVLMDGIVMGGGVGIGVHGNVRIVTDTTKMAMPEVGIGFIPDVGGTLYLSRTPGLLGLHAALTGAPFGGGDAIAMGFADHYVPHDALEDFKRIVIADGVDAAVAAYATEPPPSQLLAQRDWIDQCYSGDTVADILAALRDHGEGPAKDAADLIATRSPIALSVTLEAVRRAAKLATLEDVLRQEYRTSSGAARSHDFVEGIRAQVVDKDRNPKWSPDSLAAVTTADVEAYFAPADRELEFS
- a CDS encoding endonuclease domain-containing protein — encoded protein: MDEPFLGTSALASGAVTRYQLRRYYRAVMPNVYLDRRIETSFRQRIAAAYLWSGRQAVVSGLAASAIHGAKWIDDDSVVELIWRNARSPKGVVTRDALLLPDEVGRIEDLRVTTAARTAFDLGRRGPVDTAIARLDALAAATRFKPCDVNDLAAEHPHTRGLRQLEAALDLMDDGAESPKETWLRLLVIRAGYPRPQTQIAVPRPDGRNYYLDMGWKDLMLALEYDGGQHWDDPKRIAYDIRRTEFLNDIGWKVVRVMKEHRAPEVLDRLRRAWERPAR
- a CDS encoding Bax inhibitor-1/YccA family protein, which encodes MRESSNPVFRSLPKGQGGYAQFGTGAAGYGAQAVQADPYITQYPEQRQAGVARPLTIDDVVTKTGITLAVLAAVAAGTYFVVAQNLALAMPLWLVGMLGGLAMVLVATFGRKQDNPGIVLAYAVFEGLFLGAFSYIVANWMVQGVSAGSLISQAILGTFGVFFGMLVVYKTGAIRVTPKFTRFLVAALFGVVVLALGNLVASFFMDGLGPLRDGGPFAYLFSILCIGIAAFSFLLDFDQADQAIRAGAPEKAAWGIALGLTVTLVWLYTEILWLLSMFNSD